A segment of the Poseidonibacter antarcticus genome:
GACTTTATCTTGAAAAAAGCTATTCTTTCATCAATACTATTATTAAGCTCAACATCTATCTTTGCAGATACAACAATGTGTTTTAAAGAAAATCATAAATCAATGAGTACTATTGAAAATACTCCACTAGATGGTGGTGTTTGTGCTGGACAAAACACTATCAATGATATGAAAGCAAAAGGCTGGATAGTTGAAGATATAAAAATATCACAAACTCCAAATGGAATGAGTTTTATATATATTCTTAAAACACCTACACAGCAAGTAAGTAACACAGTAAGTTCGACAGAAAATCAAGCGGATATGGAAGCTAGAATTTTAAAAAAATTAGAAAATAAAAAAGAAGAAGAGAAAAAAGCCCAAGAAATAAAAGAAATAAAAGACGCTGCAATAGCAGGGGAAAATACTTATGTAAATAAATGCCAATCTTGTCATGGAACAAATGGAGAGAAAAAAGCATATAATACATCAAGACCATTAAAAGATATGACAATGGAAGAAATGACTTTATCAATTAGAGACTACAAACTAGGAGAAAGAAATACACAAAATGCCATTATAATGACTCCTTATGCTAATTTCTTAGATGTTAATGAAATAAAAGGTATTTATTCATATTTAAATAAAATAAATAATAATTAACAAATAGTTAACAATTATAAGTAATTTATAAGTAATATTCAGATAACTTTATGGTATTAATAAAAAAGGACTAGAAGAATGAAAATCACAAAATTAAGTTTAGCCGCAATTATTGCAATTGGTTCTATTACATGTGCAAATGCACAGAGTTTAGAAAATGCAATTAAGAATGTTGAAGTATCTGGAACAGTAGTATATAGATACAATAATTATGAAGAAAATAACAGTGCTCAAAAAGATGACTCATATACTGCAAATAATTATAAAGCTGCAATTAATGTAAGCTCAAAAGTAAATGATGATATTAAATTTAACTCAAGATTTATTGCAGGTAATCAAGATAATGCAGGTGAAAATGTATATAATACTCAAAGTGAGAGTGATGAAAACTTTGATGTATTCTTATCAGAAGTTAATTTTGCTTATTCTGGTATTGAAAATACTATGATTACTATTGGTAAACAAGGTATTACAACTCCTTTTACTCTTTCTAGAGATTCATTAGGTAATGAAGCAACTGGTACAGGTGTTGTAGCTAGTACTCATATGGGTGATTTAGTATCTTTAACTGCTGGTTATTTCAATCAAACTAATCTTGATACAGGTGATCTTTTATCAAGTGTAGTGTCTGGTTCTAATGACTTTTACTATGTAAATGGTGTTTTAGCATTTTCAGGAATTACTATAGATGCAACATATGCAGATTCTGAAGATCAATTTGATGCATATTCAATTGGTGTTGCTACAAATATTGACTTAGGATCTGTTTCATTAAGTCCTTATGCTAGATATTCAGAATTAAACGAAGATGTATCTGATATTGAAAATACTTTATGGAAAGTAGGTATGGGTGCACAAGCTGGAATCTTTGGAGCTTACCTTGCTTATGGTGAAACAGGTGAAGATGGTGGTAATGTAGCTATTGATGCTAGTTCAGACGCTGGTATGGATGATCACTGGAGAGTAACATTAACAGGGATAAGTGATGCTTCTGTTATTTATGCATCTGTTAATGCTCAAGTAACTGAAAAATTAAATCTTGCAGTAAAATATAGTGAAATTGATGCTGGTACAGCTTCAAATGATATAGACCAAAATGAAATTTATGCACAAGCTGCATATAAAATGAGTAAAAACTTATCTACTTATGTTAGATTAGGTCAATTAGAAAAAGATGGTTACTATGCA
Coding sequences within it:
- a CDS encoding c-type cytochrome is translated as MKKAILSSILLLSSTSIFADTTMCFKENHKSMSTIENTPLDGGVCAGQNTINDMKAKGWIVEDIKISQTPNGMSFIYILKTPTQQVSNTVSSTENQADMEARILKKLENKKEEEKKAQEIKEIKDAAIAGENTYVNKCQSCHGTNGEKKAYNTSRPLKDMTMEEMTLSIRDYKLGERNTQNAIIMTPYANFLDVNEIKGIYSYLNKINNN
- a CDS encoding major outer membrane protein, which translates into the protein MKITKLSLAAIIAIGSITCANAQSLENAIKNVEVSGTVVYRYNNYEENNSAQKDDSYTANNYKAAINVSSKVNDDIKFNSRFIAGNQDNAGENVYNTQSESDENFDVFLSEVNFAYSGIENTMITIGKQGITTPFTLSRDSLGNEATGTGVVASTHMGDLVSLTAGYFNQTNLDTGDLLSSVVSGSNDFYYVNGVLAFSGITIDATYADSEDQFDAYSIGVATNIDLGSVSLSPYARYSELNEDVSDIENTLWKVGMGAQAGIFGAYLAYGETGEDGGNVAIDASSDAGMDDHWRVTLTGISDASVIYASVNAQVTEKLNLAVKYSEIDAGTASNDIDQNEIYAQAAYKMSKNLSTYVRLGQLEKDGYYADGSDLDSIIGRAHIQYSF